A single window of Nicotiana sylvestris chromosome 3, ASM39365v2, whole genome shotgun sequence DNA harbors:
- the LOC104213648 gene encoding uncharacterized protein: MESFSIRQICKAMQGNFEKVTWRKLVCNNQGMPKWIFILRLALHNRLSTKERLAKWGIIPDQICFLCEKENETLQHLFFECEVFGSIWQQLFYWQGIQRLKKPWHEELQWIEQFGKGKS; the protein is encoded by the coding sequence ATGGAGAGCTTCTCAATTAGGCAAATCTGCAAAGCTATGCAAGGTAACTTCGAGAAGGTGACATGGAGGAAGCTAGTATGCAACAATCAGGGAATGCCTAAATGGATTTTCATCTTGCGACTAGCATTGCATAACAGGCTATCCACAAAAGAAAGGTTAGCCAAATGGGGCATCATTCCAGATCAGATATGTTTCCTATGTGAGAAGGAGAATGAAACATTGCAGCATCTTTTCTTTGAATGTGAAGTATTTGGAAGTATATGGCAACAATTGTTTTACTGGCAAGGAATACAGAGACTGAAGAAACCTTGGCATGAAGAGCTACAATGGATAGAACAATTTGGTAAAGGCAAGAGTTGA